Proteins found in one Arthrobacter pascens genomic segment:
- the purH gene encoding bifunctional phosphoribosylaminoimidazolecarboxamide formyltransferase/IMP cyclohydrolase: MSFTQLDRVSLDRVPIRRALISVYDKTGLEELAKGLHAAGVKIVSTGSTAKKIAEAGIPVQEVEEVTGSPEMLDGRVKTLHPRVHGGILADRRVPAHMETLAGMEIETFDLVVVNLYPFVETVKSGAAPDDVVEQIDIGGPAMVRSAAKNHAAVAIVVDPAFYGDVVTAAAEGGFDLKTRRRLAAKAFAHTATYDNAVATWTASQFLDEDGDGVIDWPAYAGLALERSEVLRYGENPHQQAALYVDKAAPAGIAQADQLHGKAMSYNNFVDADAALRAAFDFSEPAVAIIKHANPCGVAVGSADATDPIADAHAKAHACDPVSAFGGVIAANRTVTAGMARTVAGIFTEVVIAPGFEPEAVEILSKKKNIRLLALPEGFDRYPAEIRQVSGGVLVQITDKVDADGDDPANWTLAAGVAADEATLADLTFAWTACRAAKSNAILLASEGAAVGIGMGQVNRLDSCRLAVERANTLGVTVSSDVEGAGGASNAEPGANHAPERARGAVAASDAFFPFADGLQILIDAGVRAVVQPGGSVRDEEVIAAANAAGVTMYFTGARHFFH, encoded by the coding sequence GTGAGCTTCACGCAGCTTGACCGTGTATCCCTAGACCGTGTTCCCATCCGCCGGGCCTTGATCTCGGTTTACGACAAGACCGGACTGGAGGAGCTCGCCAAGGGCCTGCATGCAGCAGGCGTGAAGATCGTTTCTACCGGCTCCACGGCCAAGAAGATCGCCGAGGCCGGCATCCCGGTCCAGGAGGTCGAGGAAGTCACCGGTTCCCCCGAAATGCTGGACGGCCGCGTGAAGACCCTCCACCCGCGCGTGCACGGCGGCATCCTGGCGGACCGCCGCGTCCCGGCGCACATGGAAACCCTTGCCGGCATGGAGATCGAAACCTTCGACCTGGTGGTGGTGAACCTCTACCCCTTCGTGGAGACCGTAAAGTCCGGCGCCGCACCGGATGACGTTGTGGAGCAGATCGACATCGGGGGCCCGGCCATGGTGCGTTCGGCAGCGAAGAACCACGCCGCCGTCGCCATTGTTGTTGACCCCGCGTTCTACGGCGATGTGGTCACCGCCGCGGCTGAAGGCGGCTTCGATCTGAAGACCCGACGCCGGCTGGCCGCCAAGGCTTTCGCCCACACCGCCACGTACGATAACGCGGTGGCCACCTGGACCGCCAGCCAGTTCCTGGATGAAGACGGCGACGGCGTGATCGACTGGCCGGCGTACGCAGGCCTGGCCCTCGAGCGCTCCGAGGTCCTCCGCTACGGAGAAAACCCGCACCAGCAGGCCGCCCTCTACGTGGACAAGGCTGCCCCGGCTGGCATCGCGCAGGCGGACCAGCTGCACGGCAAGGCCATGAGCTACAACAACTTCGTCGACGCCGACGCCGCCCTCCGCGCCGCCTTCGACTTCTCCGAGCCGGCCGTTGCCATCATCAAGCACGCCAACCCGTGCGGCGTGGCGGTGGGCTCGGCTGATGCCACGGACCCCATCGCCGATGCCCACGCCAAGGCCCACGCCTGCGATCCCGTCTCCGCATTCGGCGGCGTCATCGCCGCCAACCGCACCGTGACCGCCGGCATGGCCCGCACCGTGGCCGGCATCTTCACCGAGGTTGTCATAGCCCCCGGCTTCGAGCCGGAAGCCGTGGAGATCCTGTCCAAGAAAAAGAACATCCGGCTGCTGGCCCTGCCCGAGGGCTTTGACCGCTACCCGGCCGAGATCCGCCAGGTCTCCGGCGGCGTGCTGGTGCAGATCACCGACAAGGTGGACGCCGACGGCGACGATCCCGCCAACTGGACCCTTGCCGCCGGCGTAGCCGCTGACGAGGCAACGCTGGCCGACCTCACGTTCGCCTGGACTGCCTGCCGCGCGGCCAAATCCAACGCCATCCTGCTCGCCTCCGAAGGAGCGGCGGTAGGCATCGGCATGGGACAGGTGAACCGGCTCGATTCCTGCCGCCTCGCGGTTGAGCGGGCCAACACCCTTGGCGTAACAGTGAGCTCGGATGTGGAGGGAGCAGGCGGGGCCTCCAACGCGGAACCCGGCGCTAACCATGCCCCGGAACGCGCCCGCGGCGCAGTGGCTGCCTCGGACGCGTTCTTCCCGTTCGCCGATGGCCTGCAGATCCTGATCGACGCCGGCGTCCGCGCCGTGGTCCAGCCCGGTGGCTCCGTCCGGGACGAGGAAGTCATCGCAGCGGCCAACGCGGCAGGGGTCACCATGTACTTCACGGGTGCCCGCCACTTCTTCCACTAA
- a CDS encoding ABC transporter ATP-binding protein — translation MLSVRGLKKVYQTDGGEIEAVRNLTFDLRPGELACLVGPSGSGKTTLLKCIAGLMAPTEGEVLLDGTRVSGPPKKMAVVFQEYGRSLFPWMRVRQNVELPLKNQGVPKAERDRLVDEALEAVGLSHVPQSYPWQLSGGMQQRVAIARAVAYQPEVLLMDEPFAAVDAQTRADLEDLIRAVWKKLGVTVLFVTHDIDESVYLGERVIILSSSPTVVQEDIIIDLPQERDQLNTRALPRFTELRHHVYEQIQLAKKGHRPAASVS, via the coding sequence ATGCTCTCCGTCCGCGGTTTGAAGAAGGTCTACCAGACCGACGGCGGCGAGATCGAGGCGGTCCGGAACCTCACCTTTGATTTGCGGCCGGGAGAGCTCGCCTGCCTCGTGGGTCCGTCGGGTTCGGGCAAGACTACCCTGCTCAAATGCATCGCCGGCCTGATGGCGCCTACTGAAGGCGAAGTCCTCCTCGACGGCACCCGGGTGAGCGGCCCGCCGAAGAAAATGGCTGTGGTGTTCCAGGAATACGGCCGTTCCCTGTTCCCGTGGATGCGGGTCCGCCAAAACGTGGAACTGCCCCTGAAGAACCAGGGCGTACCCAAAGCCGAACGCGACCGCCTCGTCGACGAGGCACTCGAGGCGGTGGGACTGTCCCACGTCCCGCAGTCCTACCCCTGGCAGCTCTCCGGCGGCATGCAACAACGCGTCGCCATCGCCCGCGCCGTCGCCTACCAGCCTGAGGTGCTGCTCATGGACGAACCCTTCGCAGCAGTCGACGCCCAGACCCGCGCCGATCTGGAAGACCTCATCCGCGCCGTCTGGAAAAAGCTGGGCGTGACCGTACTTTTCGTCACCCACGACATTGACGAGTCCGTCTACCTCGGCGAGCGCGTCATCATCCTCTCGAGTTCGCCCACAGTGGTCCAGGAGGACATCATCATCGACCTGCCCCAGGAGCGCGACCAGCTCAACACGCGGGCCCTCCCCCGGTTCACGGAACTGCGCCACCACGTGTACGAGCAGATCCAGCTCGCCAAGAAAGGCCACCGCCCTGCGGCCAGCGTCTCGTGA
- a CDS encoding ABC transporter permease — protein sequence MNWAKSFGYVVGLPLLLVLIWWATTMGRPNFFFPAPALLMDTFGDVWFGERIITDVMPSLGRLLTGVIAAIGIGVTTGLLIGSVKWLRALLEPTLEFFRAVPPPVLVPVLMLLMGITDSMKVVVIISGCIWPVLLNTIEGVRAVDGVLSDSSRTYGIAGWARIRYLVLPSASPQIMAGIRQCLSIGLILMVISEMFASSSGLGFTIVQFQRSFAIPEMWSGIIVLGLIGVALSFIFQWTERRVLRWYHGQKEVENAG from the coding sequence ATGAATTGGGCGAAATCATTCGGGTATGTGGTGGGGCTTCCGCTCCTGCTGGTCCTCATCTGGTGGGCCACCACGATGGGAAGGCCCAACTTCTTCTTCCCCGCACCGGCCCTCCTGATGGACACGTTCGGTGACGTCTGGTTCGGCGAAAGAATCATCACCGACGTCATGCCCAGCCTCGGAAGACTGCTCACCGGAGTTATCGCGGCGATCGGAATCGGCGTGACAACCGGGCTGCTGATCGGATCCGTCAAATGGCTCCGGGCACTGCTGGAACCCACCCTGGAATTCTTCCGTGCCGTCCCGCCGCCGGTGCTGGTGCCGGTGCTCATGCTCCTGATGGGGATCACCGATTCCATGAAGGTAGTGGTGATCATTTCCGGTTGCATCTGGCCGGTGCTGCTGAACACCATCGAAGGCGTCCGTGCGGTAGACGGTGTGCTGTCCGATTCCAGCCGCACCTACGGGATCGCAGGCTGGGCCCGGATCCGGTACCTGGTGCTCCCCTCGGCCAGCCCACAGATCATGGCCGGAATCCGCCAGTGTCTGTCCATTGGACTGATCCTGATGGTCATTTCGGAAATGTTCGCCTCATCGTCGGGGCTGGGCTTCACCATTGTCCAGTTCCAGCGCTCTTTCGCCATCCCTGAAATGTGGTCCGGGATTATCGTCCTGGGCCTGATAGGCGTGGCGCTGTCATTCATCTTCCAGTGGACCGAGCGCCGTGTGCTGCGCTGGTACCACGGTCAGAAAGAGGTAGAAAATGCTGGTTAG
- a CDS encoding ABC transporter substrate-binding protein, with protein MKRHLAQLLAAGALAALALTGCGSGSLSGPASTAEGSSPGSSTAAGGDLKKITVGVLSIAPSVALQYGVDEGIFADHGLNVELQTGQGGAAMLPAVSTGTMNFSVGNPLSVMLAVNKGLDMKIVSGFSNSKTEGEDINGVVAAQASGITSFGNLEGKTVAVNTLKTQGDLTIMESAAQAGADPAKIKFVEMPFPDMQAQLDRGSVDAIWLPQPFLAKALSDTKNVLVGSPNQKALPGLPTMVSFTSGNFAQQNAGTVKAFREAMEETLAKAEQNPDAVRALLPKFMNMDPAVAQKLKMESFDGKVPTAVLADLGSLMVKYNYVDKNPDVNAMTVK; from the coding sequence ATGAAAAGGCATCTCGCTCAACTGCTCGCCGCCGGCGCCCTCGCGGCCTTGGCACTCACAGGCTGCGGTTCCGGCTCACTCTCGGGCCCGGCCAGCACCGCCGAAGGCTCCTCTCCAGGCTCCTCGACAGCAGCAGGCGGAGACCTGAAGAAGATCACGGTCGGCGTCCTGTCCATAGCCCCTTCTGTTGCGCTCCAGTACGGGGTCGATGAAGGCATCTTTGCTGACCACGGCCTCAACGTTGAACTCCAGACCGGGCAAGGTGGAGCAGCCATGCTGCCGGCAGTCTCCACGGGGACCATGAACTTCTCGGTCGGAAATCCTCTCTCCGTGATGCTCGCCGTGAACAAGGGCCTGGACATGAAGATCGTCAGCGGCTTCAGCAATTCGAAGACCGAGGGCGAGGACATCAACGGCGTTGTAGCCGCCCAGGCCTCGGGCATCACGTCCTTCGGAAACCTTGAAGGTAAGACAGTGGCGGTCAACACGCTGAAGACCCAAGGCGACCTGACCATCATGGAAAGCGCAGCACAGGCTGGCGCCGATCCGGCCAAGATCAAATTTGTCGAAATGCCGTTTCCCGACATGCAGGCCCAGCTGGACCGCGGATCAGTGGACGCCATCTGGCTGCCGCAGCCCTTCCTGGCCAAAGCGCTCTCAGACACCAAAAACGTACTCGTGGGAAGTCCAAACCAGAAGGCCCTTCCGGGCCTGCCAACGATGGTGAGTTTCACCAGCGGCAACTTCGCGCAGCAGAATGCCGGCACGGTCAAGGCTTTCAGGGAAGCCATGGAAGAAACGCTGGCGAAGGCCGAACAGAATCCTGACGCGGTGCGTGCCCTCCTGCCCAAGTTCATGAACATGGACCCGGCCGTCGCCCAGAAGCTGAAGATGGAATCGTTCGACGGCAAAGTTCCCACCGCCGTGCTCGCGGACCTTGGATCCCTGATGGTCAAGTACAACTACGTGGACAAGAATCCAGACGTCAACGCGATGACCGTCAAATAG
- a CDS encoding MarR family winged helix-turn-helix transcriptional regulator — MNQLPSTEVSPPEGLDRLLDSPLVAEIEFLTARARAIGSAKANALLAPLDLKIRSYAVLSLACSGEAPSQRELAEFLLLDPSQIVALVDGLEQRGLVKRETDPQDRRSKVIKGTPKGLRLLAKAAEATQLAEDQAMANLTPAERAQFRDLLRRIAF; from the coding sequence ATGAACCAGCTCCCCAGCACGGAAGTCTCGCCCCCGGAGGGCCTCGATCGGCTCCTGGATAGCCCGCTTGTGGCCGAGATTGAATTCCTGACCGCCCGGGCACGGGCGATAGGAAGTGCCAAAGCCAATGCCCTGCTGGCGCCGCTTGACCTGAAAATCCGCTCGTATGCGGTCCTGTCGCTTGCCTGCAGTGGGGAAGCACCGTCGCAGCGGGAACTCGCTGAATTCCTGCTGCTGGATCCAAGCCAGATCGTTGCGCTCGTGGACGGGCTTGAGCAACGGGGACTCGTGAAACGGGAAACGGATCCTCAGGACCGCCGCTCCAAAGTTATCAAAGGCACCCCGAAGGGGTTGCGGCTGCTTGCCAAGGCCGCTGAGGCCACGCAGCTGGCGGAGGACCAGGCTATGGCGAACCTCACGCCGGCTGAACGTGCCCAGTTCCGGGATCTTTTGCGCCGCATCGCGTTCTAG
- a CDS encoding ABC transporter permease encodes MNGNIETPALGLKSREQGSRAISPRIPRRAWPLQRILGPVGILGFLLTWELIPRVGIVEARFLPPASDVIAALLRYSGLTAFWVSVGETLLAWFLGLLMAVIAAIVLGFLIGSSTFLRTATNSTVEFLRPIPSVALIPLAVLLFGVKIESSLMLIVYASFWQVFIQVLYGVADIDMVANNTAKSYGLGPMARIRYVVFPTALPYLMTGVRLAAAVALILAITAELIIGSPGLGREIALAQSGGSIAGMYALVLATGLIGVLINMLMRFIEKKTLSWHSSVRSEVIV; translated from the coding sequence ATGAACGGCAACATCGAGACGCCCGCCCTGGGCCTGAAATCCCGGGAACAGGGATCAAGGGCCATTTCACCGCGGATTCCCCGACGCGCGTGGCCGTTGCAGCGGATCCTGGGTCCGGTGGGAATCCTGGGGTTCCTGCTCACCTGGGAGCTGATTCCACGGGTTGGCATCGTTGAAGCGCGTTTCCTGCCCCCGGCCAGTGACGTCATAGCCGCACTGCTGCGGTACTCCGGGCTGACCGCCTTCTGGGTGAGCGTGGGTGAAACGCTGCTGGCCTGGTTCCTGGGCCTGCTGATGGCCGTCATTGCCGCCATCGTTCTTGGGTTTCTCATCGGCTCGTCCACCTTCCTGAGGACGGCGACGAACTCCACCGTGGAGTTCCTGCGGCCCATCCCCTCAGTGGCGCTGATCCCGCTGGCAGTGCTGTTGTTCGGCGTGAAAATCGAGTCTTCCCTGATGCTGATCGTCTACGCGTCCTTCTGGCAGGTCTTCATCCAGGTTCTCTACGGGGTGGCCGATATCGACATGGTGGCCAACAACACGGCCAAGTCCTACGGCCTGGGCCCCATGGCGAGGATCCGCTACGTGGTGTTCCCTACCGCCCTGCCGTATTTGATGACCGGCGTCCGCTTGGCCGCCGCCGTCGCCCTGATCCTGGCGATCACCGCGGAACTCATCATCGGTTCACCAGGCCTGGGCCGCGAGATCGCCCTGGCCCAGTCGGGCGGTTCCATCGCCGGCATGTATGCCCTGGTGCTGGCAACGGGCCTGATCGGCGTACTTATCAACATGCTGATGCGGTTCATTGAAAAGAAGACCCTGTCCTGGCACTCGTCAGTCCGTTCTGAGGTGATCGTATGA
- a CDS encoding MFS transporter, which translates to MNTYTTVPSGEQVVQELPWRWRVQGRIFLIGGLGFMFDAWDVTLNGILIPLLSTHWALAPGEVAWVGTANLIGMALGAFVWGTIADTIGRKKAFTATLLIFSLFTVLGAFSPDFIWFCAFRFMAGFGLGGCIPVDYALVGEFTPRKQRGRVLTAMDGWWPVGAALAGFVSAALVALFGDWRLTMLVMVLPALLVFWVRRSVPESPLFLIRKGRREEAARVIDDLVTATGAEPRAYSLPDAQSVPRLSAGSAWQQLRLVWQFNWKITATAWALFFSILLVYYLSLTWMPRILIGAGFAEYKAFVTTASMAAVGLLGVIVAALLVERVGRKWILAITGPLSALTLVIVAFVVDIPTAAVFWLLVFGFVVQVAIPVLYAYVSELYPTELRGTGFGWASTFSRLGAGFGPLIFANYFWPELGLATSFALAGGLVLVAVLWMAFFSPETKQRRLD; encoded by the coding sequence ATGAATACGTACACCACTGTGCCCAGCGGCGAACAGGTGGTCCAGGAACTGCCATGGCGATGGAGGGTCCAGGGCCGGATCTTTCTGATCGGCGGCCTCGGCTTTATGTTCGACGCCTGGGACGTGACCCTCAACGGCATCCTCATACCGCTGCTCTCCACCCACTGGGCACTGGCTCCGGGCGAGGTTGCGTGGGTAGGGACGGCAAACCTGATCGGCATGGCCCTGGGCGCGTTTGTGTGGGGCACCATTGCGGACACCATCGGACGCAAGAAGGCGTTCACGGCCACGCTGCTCATCTTCTCGCTCTTCACCGTCCTGGGCGCCTTCTCCCCCGACTTCATCTGGTTCTGTGCGTTCCGCTTCATGGCCGGGTTCGGCCTGGGCGGCTGTATTCCCGTGGACTACGCCCTGGTGGGTGAGTTCACGCCCAGGAAGCAGCGCGGCAGGGTCCTCACGGCGATGGATGGCTGGTGGCCTGTGGGTGCCGCGCTGGCAGGATTCGTCTCCGCGGCGCTGGTGGCCTTGTTCGGCGACTGGCGGCTGACCATGCTGGTCATGGTCCTGCCCGCGCTCCTGGTGTTCTGGGTCCGTCGCAGCGTGCCCGAGTCCCCGCTGTTCCTCATCCGCAAAGGCCGCCGGGAGGAAGCAGCCAGGGTCATCGATGACCTGGTGACAGCCACCGGCGCCGAACCCCGCGCCTACAGCCTGCCCGACGCCCAGTCCGTCCCGCGGCTCTCCGCCGGAAGCGCCTGGCAGCAGCTTCGGCTGGTGTGGCAGTTCAACTGGAAGATCACGGCGACGGCCTGGGCACTGTTCTTCAGCATCCTGCTGGTGTATTACCTGTCCCTGACGTGGATGCCCCGGATCCTGATCGGTGCCGGGTTCGCCGAGTACAAGGCGTTTGTGACCACGGCGTCCATGGCGGCCGTCGGCCTGCTCGGCGTGATCGTGGCCGCACTGCTGGTGGAACGGGTGGGGCGAAAGTGGATCCTGGCCATCACCGGTCCGCTGTCCGCGCTGACCCTGGTGATTGTGGCCTTTGTGGTGGACATTCCTACTGCCGCGGTGTTCTGGCTGCTGGTGTTCGGGTTTGTGGTGCAGGTGGCCATCCCTGTGCTCTACGCCTACGTGTCCGAGCTTTACCCCACCGAGCTGCGCGGCACCGGCTTTGGCTGGGCCTCAACGTTCTCGCGGCTTGGGGCAGGCTTCGGGCCGCTGATCTTTGCCAACTACTTCTGGCCTGAGCTGGGGCTGGCCACGTCCTTTGCCCTGGCCGGCGGGCTGGTGCTGGTGGCGGTGCTGTGGATGGCGTTCTTCTCGCCCGAGACCAAGCAGCGCCGCCTCGACTAA
- a CDS encoding trypsin-like serine peptidase gives MTRIRSMATSLLSLSAAALLVLGGAGGASAAPAASDDQKTPSVASATVDTSGAADYWTTERMRAAIPGDVLAAKALKRGNSSSAGTVEKGSNTKVTATNGKPTIAKDENPVKHIGKVFFTLAGGNYVCSGNAVKSGNKSTVSTAGHCLNEGPGAFATNFVFVPAYLNGAAPYGKWTARALYAPTEWSAKGDMQYDTGFAVMNQFNGKYLSDVVGASAVQFNAARGLTYKSYGYPAAPPFNGESLKSCTGKASNDRNNPRLNTQGISCDMTGGSSGGPWFIGSGSDGVQNSINSYGYSGSRMMYGPYWGSVIQQTYTGAAAS, from the coding sequence ATGACACGTATCAGGTCGATGGCTACCAGCCTTTTGAGTCTTTCCGCTGCCGCCCTTCTGGTTCTTGGTGGCGCCGGCGGGGCGTCGGCCGCTCCTGCAGCCTCGGACGATCAGAAAACCCCGTCCGTCGCCAGCGCAACAGTGGACACCTCCGGCGCGGCCGACTACTGGACCACAGAGCGGATGCGAGCTGCAATCCCCGGTGATGTCCTGGCCGCTAAGGCACTGAAGCGCGGCAACTCTTCCAGCGCAGGAACTGTGGAGAAGGGCTCCAACACCAAGGTCACCGCGACCAATGGCAAGCCCACCATTGCCAAGGACGAGAACCCGGTAAAGCACATCGGCAAGGTCTTCTTCACCCTGGCCGGCGGGAACTACGTCTGCTCCGGCAATGCCGTGAAGTCCGGCAACAAGAGCACCGTATCAACCGCTGGCCACTGCCTCAATGAAGGGCCCGGCGCGTTCGCGACAAACTTTGTGTTTGTGCCTGCCTATCTGAACGGCGCCGCACCCTACGGCAAGTGGACCGCCAGGGCCCTGTATGCGCCCACGGAGTGGAGCGCCAAAGGCGACATGCAGTACGACACCGGCTTTGCGGTGATGAACCAGTTCAACGGCAAGTACCTGTCAGACGTCGTGGGCGCTTCTGCCGTTCAGTTCAACGCGGCACGGGGCCTGACCTATAAATCCTACGGCTACCCCGCAGCCCCGCCCTTCAACGGCGAGAGCCTCAAGAGCTGCACGGGCAAGGCGTCCAACGACAGAAACAACCCGCGGTTGAACACCCAGGGCATCAGCTGCGACATGACCGGTGGTTCCTCGGGCGGACCCTGGTTCATCGGCAGCGGTTCCGATGGCGTCCAGAACTCGATCAACAGCTACGGCTACAGCGGGTCACGCATGATGTACGGCCCATACTGGGGCTCGGTCATCCAGCAGACCTACACAGGTGCGGCAGCGTCCTAG